A stretch of Channa argus isolate prfri chromosome 16, Channa argus male v1.0, whole genome shotgun sequence DNA encodes these proteins:
- the lingo2b gene encoding leucine-rich repeat and immunoglobulin-like domain-containing nogo receptor-interacting protein 2b, with protein MTEGNVGKRDMRHPALHHCHLFLGGALLLLLASSALCCPARCECSAQSKSVSCHRKRLATIPEGIPIETRVLDLSKNKLRLITPENFSSFQQLEDLDLSDNLISVVEPGSFRSQLALRSLNFCSNLLQLIPAGVLSGLTNLTRLDLSHNRLVVLLDHAFQDLRRLSSLEVGDNELVFISQRAFTGLLGLQSLTLERSNLTVVPTDALAHLHSLVELRMRYLSINFLKPFSFKKLSHLRRLEIDYWPWLDTLSPLSLNGLNLTTLFITNTNLSAFPGAALHNLPYLTHLNLSYCRIHHIHQGDLGQLPHLLELRLQGAQLVSIEPFAFVGLTSLQLLDVSQNRLDSLERGVFASTSSLQRLCLGGNPLVCDCRLLWLLNSHKPTSLQIQDAQPECSAPEHLLGKTLRDLKEPLVSRYMTCTKPRIGPNMTQLLMADEGQLVRLSCMAEGAPRPSVVWITPHRRYVTAKSSGRVEVQPDGTLEIKAVELHDSGVYLCIASNPAGNASLSASLAVKSLGIGDRFHNSSRSSNYLTDSNSTSGNGTVLYNMTVPIDIKTIIISTAMGCLSFLGVVIFCFLLLFAWSRGKGRHKSNFDIEYVPRKSNGGASEVTETSGPRRVNMKMI; from the coding sequence ATGACAGAGGGCAACGTGGGTAAAAGAGACATGAGACACCCAGCCCTGCACCACTGCCACCTCTTCCTGGGCGGGGCTTTGCTGCTTCTCCTGGCCAGCTCAGCTCTGTGTTGCCCCGCCCGCTGTGAATGTTCTGCCCAAAGCAAGTCGGTTAGTTGCCATCGCAAGCGCCTGGCCACGATCCCTGAAGGGATTCCCATCGAGACGCGTGTCCTGGACCTCAGTAAGAACAAACTACGCCTCATCACGCCGGAAAACTTCTCATCGTTCCAGCAGTTGGAAGACTTGGACCTCAGTGACAACCTCATTAGCGTGGTTGAGCCAGGCTCATTTCGCTCCCAGCTTGCTCTCCGCTCGCTTAACTTCTGCAGTAACTTGCTTCAGCTGATTCCTGCTGGTGTGCTGTCAGGCCTGACGAACCTCACCCGTCTTGACCTCAGCCACAACCGGCTGGTGGTTCTTCTGGATCATGCCTTTCAGGATCTGCGCAGGTTGTCATCCCTTGAGGTGGGTGACAACGAGCTGGTTTTCATCTCTCAAAGGGCTTTTACAGGATTACTTGGACTCCAGAGTCTGACCCTGGAGCGGTCCAATCTAACCGTGGTCCCTACTGATGCCCTCGCACATCTGCACAGTCTAGTTGAACTGCGCATGCGCTACCTGAGTATTAATTTTCTAAAGCCTTTCTCATTTAAGAAGTTATCTCATCTCCGCCGACTAGAGATTGATTACTGGCCCTGGCTGGACACACTATCTCCCCTCTCACTGAACGGCCTCAACCTCACAACATTATTCATAACCAACACTAACCTCTCTGCCTTCCCCGGTGCAGCACTGCACAACCTGCCTTACCTCACACATCTCAACTTGTCCTATTGCCGCATCCATCACATCCATCAGGGTGATTTGGGGCAACTCCCACACCTGCTGGAGCTCCGCCTTCAAGGAGCCCAGCTGGTTTCTATCGAGCCTTTTGCCTTTGTAGGCCTCACATCTTTGCAGCTACTGGATGTGTCACAGAATCGTCTGGACTCGCTGGAAAGGGGAGTGTTTGCCTCAACAAGCAGTCTCCAGAGGCTTTGTCTGGGTGGAAATCCATTAGTGTGTGACTGCAGATTGCTTTGGCTGCTCAATAGCCACAAGCCCACCTCTCTGCAGATTCAGGATGCCCAGCCTGAGTGCAGTGCCCCAGAGCATCTCCTAGGGAAAACTCTCCGTGACCTCAAGGAACCTCTGGTCTCTAGGTATATGACCTGCACTAAACCACGGATTGGACCCAACATGACCCAGCTGCTGATGGCTGATGAGGGTCAGCTGGTTCGCCTGAGCTGCATGGCGGAGGGAGCACCACGGCCCTCTGTGGTCTGGATTACACCTCACAGACGCTACGTCACAGCCAAAAGTAGTGGCAGAGTTGAAGTCCAACCAGATGGTACCCTGGAGATCAAGGCAGTAGAGCTGCATGACAGTGGGGTGTACTTATGTATCGCTAGCAACCCTGCTGGCAACGCTAGCCTGTCAGCCTCTTTAGCTGTGAAGAGTCTGGGCATTGGGGACAGATTTCACAATAGCAGCAGGAGCTCAAACTATCTGACAGACTCTAACAGCACATCTGGGAATGGGACAGTACTGTACAACATGACAGTCCCTATAGACATTAAGACCATCATTATATCTACAGCCATGGGCTGCCTGTCCTTTCTAGGTGTGGTCATCTTCTGCTTCCTGCTTCTCTTTGCGTGGAGCCGAGGCAAAGGACGCCATAAGAGCAACTTTGACATTGAGTATGTCCCTCGCAAATCCAACGGGGGAGCATCTGAGGTGACAGAAACCAGTGGCCCACGACGGGTCAATATGAAAATGATCTGA